In Asanoa sp. WMMD1127, one genomic interval encodes:
- a CDS encoding MarP family serine protease has product MSAVDLVLILLMVVFAVSGYRQGFVIGVLSFVGFFGGALIGLQVGPLLAQRFADGALRVVVSLVAIFGLAVLGQALTGWVGTYLRHAITSRAGRRVDDAGGAVVSVLAVMIVAWLVAVPLGSSSVPWLASSVRNSALLDGVDKVLPEQAQTLSESLRETVDTRGFPDVFGGLTATRAREVAAPDPALAGSQVVINSRRSVVKVLGSAQSCGRRIEGSGFVYAPQRVMTNAHVVAGTDRVSIEVNGDRESGRVVVYDPNRDLAVIYVPDLEAPVMPFTRSAAKAEADAIVLGYPLDGPYNAQSARIRDVGDITGPDIYESGKVTREIYTIRALVRSGNSGGPLITPNGTVLGVIFAAAADDRNTGFAVTADEASGVARAGIDRTRATATGDCV; this is encoded by the coding sequence GTGTCCGCCGTCGACCTTGTCCTGATTCTGCTGATGGTCGTGTTCGCGGTCAGCGGCTATCGGCAAGGGTTCGTGATCGGCGTCCTGTCGTTCGTCGGCTTCTTCGGCGGCGCGCTCATCGGGCTTCAGGTCGGGCCGCTGCTGGCCCAGCGCTTCGCCGACGGCGCACTCCGCGTCGTCGTTTCGTTGGTGGCGATCTTCGGGCTCGCGGTGCTCGGGCAGGCGCTCACGGGGTGGGTCGGCACGTACCTCCGGCACGCGATCACCAGTCGCGCCGGCCGCCGGGTCGACGACGCGGGCGGGGCGGTCGTGTCCGTGCTGGCCGTGATGATCGTCGCCTGGCTGGTGGCGGTGCCGCTCGGGTCGTCGTCGGTGCCGTGGCTGGCGAGCTCCGTACGCAACAGCGCGCTGCTCGACGGCGTCGACAAGGTGCTGCCGGAGCAGGCGCAAACCCTTTCGGAGTCGCTGCGCGAGACGGTCGACACGCGCGGCTTCCCTGACGTCTTCGGCGGCCTGACCGCGACCCGCGCCCGCGAGGTGGCCGCGCCCGATCCGGCGCTGGCCGGCTCCCAGGTCGTGATCAACTCGCGGCGGTCGGTGGTCAAGGTGCTCGGGTCCGCGCAGAGCTGTGGGCGGCGGATCGAGGGCTCAGGCTTCGTGTACGCCCCCCAGCGCGTCATGACCAACGCCCACGTGGTCGCCGGCACCGACCGGGTGTCGATCGAGGTGAACGGCGATCGCGAGAGCGGCCGGGTGGTGGTCTACGACCCGAACCGCGACCTGGCCGTCATCTACGTGCCCGACCTCGAGGCGCCGGTGATGCCCTTCACCCGGAGCGCCGCCAAGGCCGAGGCCGACGCCATCGTGCTTGGCTATCCGCTGGACGGGCCCTACAACGCGCAGTCCGCCCGTATCCGCGATGTCGGCGACATCACCGGCCCCGACATCTACGAGTCGGGCAAGGTTACTAGGGAGATCTACACGATCAGGGCGCTGGTACGCAGCGGCAACTCGGGCGGCCCGCTGATCACTCCGAACGGGACCGTCCTCGGCGTGATCTTCGCTGCGGCCGCGGACGACCGGAACACCGGGTTCGCGGTGACAGCCGACGAAGCCTCCGGCGTCGCCCGGGCCGGCATCGACCGCACCAGAGCAACCGCCACGGGCGACTGCGTTTAG
- the mycP gene encoding type VII secretion-associated serine protease mycosin gives MTAAMVLTVTPLPLPAPTTVAPEQGGQAALLTPMTPMLPVRADSVRDEQWQLSELRAKTAWRYATGAGVTVAVIDSGVDGSHRDLAGQVLPGKDLVKPGGGDGHTDPVGHGTTVAGLIAGRSDDDDGVMGLAPNAKILPVRVLDADNRYSDAMIVARAVRWAVDNGARVINLSLGGAGTSPALAAALDYAFARDVVVVACTGNVLPEATTTVWYPAREPGVIAVAGLEKETDVLWNGSITGSATVLTAPATDLVGAKSGGFWRVRGTSFAAPLVSAAAALVRSRWPAMPAGEVVNRLINTADDLGTPGRDNTYGFGKVDPLAALTTQVGSVTRNPLDDNQTPGVAGFGPAPGRGTDAVTGGGANDTDAAQNSAGASGSAAQRSATPTHQPNPIGWRIATAVALLILATGIIAMAFFSRHPAMALLAKRRPPRRPPPEPRHLR, from the coding sequence GGCCGCGCTTCTGACACCGATGACGCCGATGTTGCCGGTCCGCGCCGACTCGGTCCGTGACGAGCAGTGGCAGCTCAGCGAGCTGCGGGCCAAGACAGCTTGGCGCTACGCGACCGGCGCCGGCGTCACGGTCGCCGTGATCGACTCCGGCGTCGACGGCAGCCACCGAGACCTGGCCGGCCAGGTCCTCCCGGGCAAAGACCTGGTCAAGCCCGGCGGCGGCGACGGCCACACCGACCCGGTGGGCCACGGCACCACGGTCGCGGGCCTGATCGCGGGCCGCTCCGACGACGACGACGGCGTCATGGGCCTGGCCCCCAACGCCAAGATCCTCCCCGTCCGCGTCCTCGACGCGGACAACCGCTACAGCGACGCGATGATCGTGGCCCGCGCGGTCCGCTGGGCCGTCGACAACGGCGCCCGCGTGATCAACCTGTCCCTGGGCGGCGCCGGCACCAGCCCGGCGCTGGCCGCGGCCCTCGACTACGCCTTCGCCCGCGACGTGGTCGTCGTCGCCTGCACCGGCAACGTGCTGCCGGAGGCCACGACCACCGTCTGGTACCCGGCCCGCGAGCCCGGCGTCATCGCCGTCGCGGGCTTGGAGAAGGAAACCGACGTCCTCTGGAACGGCTCGATCACCGGCAGCGCCACGGTCCTGACGGCCCCGGCCACCGACCTCGTCGGAGCGAAGTCCGGCGGCTTCTGGCGGGTCCGCGGCACCAGCTTCGCCGCCCCGCTGGTCTCGGCCGCCGCGGCCCTGGTCCGCTCCCGCTGGCCGGCCATGCCCGCCGGCGAGGTGGTCAACCGCCTGATCAACACCGCCGACGACCTGGGCACACCCGGCCGCGACAACACCTACGGCTTCGGCAAGGTCGACCCGCTGGCCGCCCTGACCACCCAGGTCGGCTCGGTCACCCGCAACCCGCTGGACGACAACCAGACCCCCGGCGTGGCGGGCTTCGGCCCGGCCCCGGGCCGCGGCACCGACGCGGTCACCGGCGGCGGCGCCAACGACACGGACGCGGCCCAGAACTCGGCCGGAGCGTCCGGCTCCGCCGCCCAACGCTCGGCAACCCCGACCCACCAGCCCAACCCCATCGGCTGGCGCATCGCCACCGCCGTCGCCCTCCTAATCTTGGCAACAGGCATCATCGCGATGGCTTTCTTCTCCCGCCATCCGGCAATGGCCCTACTGGCCAAACGCCGCCCACCCCGCCGACCCCCACCGGAACCAAGACACCTCCGCTAG
- a CDS encoding CoA pyrophosphatase: protein MALPDWFAPLLTRLHGARAEDFTRIPTPDRAGRDSAVLVLLGEEDDGGPDILVLQRAATLRNHAGQPAFPGGVADPGDADPAATALREADEEVGLDPSSVTLLAELPRLWIPASDFLVTPVLAWWHRPHPVAARDPAEVAHVARLPVSELADPANRLRLRHPSGWIGPAFEVRGMLVWGFTAGVLSTLLDMAGWSRPWPQDRIGDLPPSTPPPAASADRDETP, encoded by the coding sequence CTGGCGCTGCCGGACTGGTTCGCGCCGCTGCTGACCCGGCTGCACGGGGCGCGGGCGGAAGACTTCACCCGGATACCGACGCCGGATCGGGCCGGCCGGGACAGCGCCGTGCTGGTGCTGCTCGGCGAGGAGGACGACGGCGGGCCCGACATCCTGGTGCTGCAACGCGCGGCGACCTTGCGCAACCATGCCGGCCAGCCCGCCTTTCCCGGCGGCGTGGCCGACCCCGGTGACGCCGACCCCGCCGCCACGGCGCTGCGCGAGGCCGACGAGGAGGTCGGCCTCGACCCGAGCAGCGTGACCTTGCTGGCAGAGCTGCCGCGGCTGTGGATTCCGGCCAGCGACTTCCTGGTGACGCCGGTGCTCGCGTGGTGGCATCGCCCGCACCCGGTGGCGGCCCGGGACCCGGCCGAGGTGGCCCACGTGGCCCGGCTGCCCGTATCGGAGCTGGCCGACCCGGCCAACCGACTCCGGCTGCGCCATCCGAGCGGCTGGATCGGGCCGGCGTTCGAGGTGCGCGGGATGCTGGTCTGGGGATTCACGGCCGGGGTGCTGTCGACGCTTCTCGACATGGCCGGGTGGTCGCGGCCGTGGCCGCAGGATCGGATCGGCGACCTGCCGCCGTCGACTCCGCCGCCGGCAGCGTCGGCGGATCGCGACGAGACGCCTTAG
- a CDS encoding TlpA disulfide reductase family protein has translation MKRYLPLIILLVVGVLAGVGVRACSNRTSSNSLAADGTGEPAASAGAPAAPFADCRALTSAPPEASGAAAAAATDIALPTAELSCFGGGKLRLADVRGPAVINLWGSWCPPCREELPSVNAVAQRTAGLVHFLGVNTRDSRSDGEAMTSEFGLSFANVFDQGEQVRVALKQPGLPVTLFVDSAGKVVHLYNGTALDEARLADLVKRQLGVAVPVG, from the coding sequence GTGAAGCGCTACCTACCCCTGATCATCCTGCTGGTCGTCGGGGTCCTCGCCGGGGTCGGCGTGCGGGCCTGCTCCAACCGGACCTCGTCGAACTCGCTGGCGGCGGACGGCACGGGCGAGCCGGCCGCGTCGGCGGGAGCGCCCGCGGCTCCGTTCGCCGATTGCCGGGCGTTGACCTCGGCGCCGCCGGAGGCCTCGGGCGCCGCCGCGGCCGCGGCCACCGACATCGCGCTACCCACCGCCGAGCTGTCCTGCTTCGGGGGTGGCAAACTGCGGCTCGCGGACGTACGCGGACCCGCCGTGATCAATCTCTGGGGCTCCTGGTGCCCGCCCTGTCGCGAGGAGCTGCCGTCGGTCAACGCCGTCGCGCAGCGCACGGCCGGCCTCGTGCACTTCCTCGGCGTCAACACCCGCGACAGCCGGTCCGACGGTGAGGCGATGACCAGCGAGTTCGGCCTGAGCTTCGCGAACGTCTTCGACCAGGGCGAGCAGGTACGCGTCGCCCTCAAGCAGCCCGGCCTGCCCGTCACGCTGTTCGTCGACTCGGCGGGCAAGGTGGTCCACCTCTACAACGGCACGGCGCTCGACGAAGCGCGCCTCGCCGACCTGGTCAAGCGGCAGCTAGGTGTGGCGGTCCCGGTTGGCTGA